ATCTTTGCTGCCTAATGTTCCTAGTGTTGTGAATGTTCCGATTTTTCCATCGAGTGGCGCTGTGGCGCGGCTCCTGCTGCACATATCTGCCTTCTTCGTGGCCAAAATGGCGGCGTGTCCATGAGTGGGGGCGGTGATGACTCTCCAAATGAGTGTTTTGGCGTCCCCTTGCCACTTCAGCATAGGATCTTTGAGGTGGTGGTTGGAAACGCCGAGGACCTTGCTCATCTGGATGACGGTAGGGACGTTCTTCTTCCCGGATTGGCCATTCTTGGCGCGGTTGTTGTCGCCGGGCTTTGCGCTTCCGCCCCGACCTGGCTGGAATCCAGCCCTCTTGATACCAGTCGGACATTTCTAATTATAAAAATTATGTCGCTGGTAAAAATGATCACAAAAATAGCAGAGAATGGTGCTATATCCTCTCTgagaaaaaatatattgtcttaAATTCACTTATTTTGGTGAAAAAGAAGAATCAGCGTGCCCGTGGGCGGGGCTACGTGGAGGTCAGAGGGAGTACTTCCGGTTTGGATCTCGGCGTGTACGGTAAGAAATAAGTGctttttcagccaaaatatgtacCAAACAACGCTGATATGAAACCGGGTGAATAAGAAAAATTGTATAGTGAAAAATAGACGATTTATTTACAAAATGAAAACGGCGACTTGTCGTAATGACTCGTCGCGTCGCAACCAGGCCAGCTGGAGTGACGTGTAAACAAACAGTCAGTAACAATATACAAAATTTCTATTTACATGTACGAGTCGATAGCAACGTTTCGGTGTATTACCTTCATCAGGCTTGACTCGTGAAGTGAAATGGCGCGATTGAAAAATAATGATATACAATATTATTTCCTGAAAATATGCCAATAGCAACAAACATTCAAATATAGTGGGTGGGGTCCCCGCAATGCACAATATTTGGCCTTCAAAATAGAACTATTTACCAAAATAAAGGTGCAGAACAATATGGACGGAGTGACCCAAGAAAGTCCCAAGTTGCTATTGAACAAACATGTATGGAAACAATACATTGAAATAGGATAAAGATTGTCCTAAAAGgtgtataatatataatacagtaGGATATAATAATGTGATATGACACCATAAATATGTAATAGGATGAACATCGTCATCGGAGGTATATGTTATAATGCAATGTGATacatattatatactatatatatgtgttatgGTATGACACAATATagaacaatatatacaaacagtatataatataataacgACATGCGGTCAAATAATGTCatgtcgtatatatatatattataatgtagCATATTAGAATGCAGATGTAATATGCAGTTATGAATAATAATTggaatatgtatctatatataggtgtgtgtctaATACCATCTCCAGGTAAGTATTGTCATGTGTTATTTTGTTAGGAATATAGCTGTGTGCAAGGTGTTAAGTCCAGGGGGAGATAACCCCGTACAGCACaatataatgataatataatacaaaataacaCAGTGCAATATAGTAGAGTGCATTATAACACATTATGACACAATAATAATCTACCCGTATAGGGGATGCAGAGTGATACTGAGAAGCCTCGAGTTGTTATCAGGGGCTTCTGCAGTACCCAAGGAGGAGAGAATTGTGCTTCTAATGGCCCCCCCTCTGTGAGATGAGTAGAAGctggaatgtgtgtgtatattttttgtaTGACATCCTATGCAGGTAAGTATTGTGaatgtgttgtattaatgtttgaattATTTCTGTGTCCACAGGTGTCAGGTGAAGAAGAAATAATCCAATAACCACAGCAGCGAGAGAGGAGGGAGGAGATAGTCCCAGGTGTCTCCCGTTTGTGTGATGTTTGTAATTTGGAAAGTGTGTAGAAGCGTACTCCTACACATCCTCAGGTAAGTGTTGACCATGTGTAATGTTATGATTGGGATGTATGTAAAGATACACGTCTCACACATCCCAAAGTATGTATTGTAGTGGTGATGTATTGTAATTGggatgtgtgtgtagatgtgcgTCTAACACATCCTGAGGTAAGTATTGGTGATGTGTGATGTTATAAttaggatgtgtgtgtatatatataatgtgttttcACTTCTGACAGGTGTCAGGTGAAGAGAAAATAATCCAATGACATCAGCAGCAAGAGAGGAGGGAGGAGATTGTCCCTGGTGTCTCACATTGGTGTGATGGTTGTCATtcggatgtgtgtgtataagtgtactTATACACATCCTAAGGTAAGTGTTGACCATGTGTAATGTTATGATTTGGATGTAGGTAAAGATACACGTCTCACACATCCCAAAGAGTATTGTAATGGTGATGTATTGTAATTGggatgtgtgtgtagatgtgcgTCTAACACATCCTGAGGTAAGTATTGGTGATGTGTGATGTTATAAttaggatgtgtgtgtatatatataatgtgttttcACTTCTGACAGGTGTGAGGTGAAGAGAAAATAATCCAATGACATCAGCAGTAAGAGAGGAGGGAGGAGATTGTCCCTGGTGTCTCACATTGGTGTGATGGTTGTCATtcggatgtgtgtgtataagtgtactTATACACATCCTAAGGTAAGTGTTGACCATGTGTAATGTTATGATTTGGATGTAGGTAAAGATACACGTCTCACACATCCCAAAGTGAGTATTGTAATGGTGATGTATTGTAATTGggatgtgtgtgtagatgtgcgTCTAACACATCCTGAGGTAAGTATTGGTGATGTGTGATGTTATGAtggggatgtgtgtgtatatatataatgtgttttcACTTCTGACAGGTGTCAGGTGAAGAGAAAATGATCCAATGACGTCAGCAGCAAGAGAGGAGGGAGGAGATTGTCCCTGGTGTCTCACATATGTGTGATGTTTGTCatttggatgtgtgtgtataaatgtacttTTGCACATACTCAGGTAAGTGTTGACCATGAGTAATGTTATGATTTGGATGTATGTGAAGATAAGTGTCTTACACATCCAGAGGTGAGTATTGTAGTTGTGATGTATTGTGATTtggatgtgtgtgtagatatgcATCTGACACATCCTGAGGTAAGTATTGGTAATGTGTAATGttataatgaggatgtgtatgtaaatataatgtGTTTTACACTTCCTCAGGTGAGTGTTGTATTTCAAATGTGTTATGATATGGatatgtgtgtagatgtgtatcTAACACATACTGAGGTAGGTATTGATGTTGTGTGGTGTTATAATtgggatgtgtgtgtgaaatatgTCCTACACATCCCCAGGTGAGTGCTGTCATACTGATGTGCTGTGATTtggatgtgtgtgtagatatgtgtCTTGCACATCCTGAGGTGAGTATTATCCAAGTGTTGTGTGGATATTTGACTTACTTCTGTGTCAACCGATGTCAGGTCCAGGAGGTCACGCGAGGGAGAGCGAGAGCCGTGAGAGGACTGGAGGCACTCGCTGGATAGGATTATgggtagggttggggttagggttagggttggggttggggttaggattaggattaGGGTagtgggtaggttttaggagtagAAAAAGAATTAGGGTggtgggtaggttttaggagtggaAGGAGaagatggttagggttagggggaggagggggtgggggtAGAAAAGAATTAGGGTggtgggtaggttttaggagtggaAGGAGaagatggttagggttagggggaggagggggtgggggtagaaaaaaataaagagggGAAGTAAAATGGGAAGTGCACTGGCCATCAACAGTCCAACGGACTCACGCTCAACTCTCGTTTAGGCCTCCCGGATACCTGGTGCCCAACCTGGTGATCCAGAGGAGCTCCGCCCTCTGGCGTTGAGCGAGGCTCCACTTAGGATTCGTTTCGATGACAGTCACCCGGACGGAGGACCAGCCGTGCCGGACAAAGTGCTGAACCAGGTGAGTGTTGGTGTTTTTCTGTCTAACGATGTTGTACTTGTGTTGGGCGAATCTCCTAGCTACGGTATTGCCCGTCTCGCCTACGTACATATCGCCACATCGTTGACATCGGATGACGTAGACACAGTTTTTGGTGTGTCGGCCGCCACGACACAACGGCTGGAAAACCTTGCGGTTTTGGGGGTTCACCAACCATGGTGTGTGGCGGACAAGGGTATCCCTCCGAGTGGAGGGCGGGTCTCTCAGCGAGCTGACCCTGGCCCTGACCAACATATCATTCAAGTTGGGGTTCTTACGGTAGGCCGGCACCACGTAGTGCTCAAGCAGCCTCCCACTACTCTCCAAAAAAGTCCGGAAGTTGTCCTTGACATTCCTGGCGACTTGTACGGCCGAGGGAGAGTAGGTGGTGATGAAGGGGATCATGGTTGTCCCAGGGGGAGGTCTCCCCGGGTCCAAGAAGACCCTAAACTGTCGTCTGAGGAAGGACCTGGAGTAGCCCCTCCTCTTCAGAGCAGAAAAGAGGGTCTTCGAGGCCACCAGGAAGTCCTCCCGCCTGGTGCAAATCCGATGAAACCTCAACAGTTGTGATTTCACCAACCCAGCAAACGTGTGCTTggggtggaagctgcttttaaaaagGAGCGCATGGGTGTCGGTCTCCTTGAAGAACACCCTGGTGTCCAAGTTGTGACTATTTGCAAAGTCAGGACCCTTGAATGTTGTGGTGTCCAAAAAGTCGACGGATGTGCTACTCGTGGTCGACTTGATGGTGATGTTTTTGTTGTGAGTGTTGAGCGTGTTCAAGAACACGTCAAACTCCTCACGG
The window above is part of the Nerophis ophidion isolate RoL-2023_Sa unplaced genomic scaffold, RoL_Noph_v1.0 HiC_scaffold_372, whole genome shotgun sequence genome. Proteins encoded here:
- the LOC133548063 gene encoding uncharacterized protein LOC133548063, coding for MVRSDGLLMPGSGFTPAVAPNLTREEIEALYSLKINKHIVIKPADKGSAVVILDRSQYIWEGSRQLGDTTYYLPLSEPIYPQTIPLVEKIVDNLLLKKFINSKQKKYLLGEPDPRPRRFYMLPKIHKEPDKWSKPHEIPPGRPIVSDCGSETYRTAEFIDYYLTPLSVLHDSYLRDTYDFLDKVRSVHIPPDAILFTIDIDSLYTNIDIDEGIRAVKNVFYRYRDVSRPEKELLQLLDINLRRNDFEFDGRFYLQIKGTAMGKKFAPAYANIFMAEWETAALAVCPKRPLHYLRYLDDIWGVWTHSREEFDVFLNTLNTHNKNITIKSTTSSTSVDFLDTTTFKGPDFANSHNLDTRVFFKETDTHALLFKSSFHPKHTFAGLVKSQLLRFHRICTRREDFLVASKTLFSALKRRGYSRSFLRRQFRVFLDPGRPPPGTTMIPFITTYSPSAVQVARNVKDNFRTFLESSGRLLEHYVVPAYRKNPNLNDMLVRARVSSLRDPPSTRRDTLVRHTPWLVNPQNRKVFQPLCRGGRHTKNCVYVIRCQRCGDMYVGETGNTVARRFAQHKYNIVRQKNTNTHLVQHFVRHGWSSVRVTVIETNPKWSLAQRQRAELLWITRLGTRYPGGLNES